A region of the Arachis hypogaea cultivar Tifrunner chromosome 15, arahy.Tifrunner.gnm2.J5K5, whole genome shotgun sequence genome:
tggtgccagtttgggcgtttaactccaattctggtgccagtttgggcattttacgccaagatattttaggcagactttgaacgccagtttgggccatcaaatctcagacaaagtatggactattatatattgatggaaagcccagaatgtctactttccaacgcaattgtgagcgcgccaattgggcttctgtagctctagaaaatccacttcgagtgcagggaggtcagaatccaacagcatctgcagtcctttttcagcctctgaatcagatttttgctcaggtccctcaatttcagccagaaaatacctgaaatcacaaaaaaatatacaaactcacagtaaagtccaaaaatgttatttttgaataaaaactaataaaaatataataaaaagtaattaaatcatactaaaaactatgtaaaaacaatgccaaaaagggtataaattatccgctcatcaattacccacactcttcccctttgttgcaatgtTTACACTATTGATACACCATTTGCTTTTAccgttttctcacttgcatgttgtagctaccatgtaattgagactctcattatttggcattaacccacccatacttcatttgttttcttctctttatttctgggttacttttcttctttttcctcttctttcaggatggccaacGAGGAAGAGAAATGGAAAAATTTTACATGGGGCGACAGACAAGTTCCtacgcacaatctttggagaaaagcatcagtgtagcaacccgtccacctgcacatctcaacaTGCACcgggacggtgcaatctttaagtgtggggaggtcgataccgacttccgtgggttagttatttccttctcaacaccaatgtttaatttttcttgttaaattagttgttacatttgcatatttgattgcatgtttgtttgattttgtgcatattttatcaCTACTtgattaaagtaataaatttcttttcaagaccctcttttatagtatttcactaatttaaattaaaaatttatgctaaacttgtttgaggattgtactttggaacatgaatcatagctgagaacacacaacctgtgagactttgagcttaattacatggttatactatttaaccatgatttttattcttgtgtgttttcttctctatgattgcaatctttgctttgttatattctatatgtccattgtttagtgtatttacatgcatacatataattgaggccatcatttgttattagctcacttatcccaaacagcctaccatttcaattacctttgtttgccactttgagccttttaatccccatttgttctgtattttaccacatcactagccttaaacgaaaaaataattaattaccccaattgaatctttagttagcttaagatagagattgtgtatcaattaagtatgGGGAACTGTGGGAACCTGGGTTaatgggaatgtgttatgtttctaatttatttgaatattggaaatttggatacctactcatgtgagaccagaaaaaaaatttaaaaattcatgtgcattgatatgttatgtttacctttatcttaaaaaaaagggggattcaaataaataaaataaggggacaaaattacgcCAGTGTCaagtttaataaaatatcaatgcatatgtggtgaaattaaaaggaaaacttggatacatgagtatgtgatacaaaagtgggaattatgggtagctaggcatgattttagaagtatatagagtgtgtgtgtgtgttaggtgagagcttaggttagtcaaagattcatattatagctcacttggccatacatatatcctcacccttaccttagcctcattacaaccttgaaaagacctcatgatgtttgcattggtatactaaatttttgttgattggttagatgaagaacaaagtctagaaagacacttgagcgattagagtgcatatacactaccagtgagggttcaatgcttgattctatattccctgctttcatgagctatcttcttacaagtttactcgtcttttattgtgtgatttgaattagtggaatccgatttatgtttgtcttggagaatttgtttacttttaaccaagtaggtagaagtatttttgcatttagttgcattcatatagataggttgcatttcataagttttaccattcctcttcactctcttatagcttctcttgagcttagcattaggacatgctaatgtttaagtgtgggaagatttgatgcaccactatttcatggtacattttgtacttaattgagtggattttatccactaaactcacacttattcatataattcacatgttttacattttccttcctaattctgtgctatgattgaaaacatgcttctttggccttaaattactaattttaatcctctcttattaccattcgatgtcttgatatgtgtgttaagtgatttcagggtttatagggcaggaatggcttagaggatgaaaaggaagcatgcaaaagtggaaggaatacaaaaaattgaaggaattgctgagctgttaagcctgacctcttcgtactaaatcgatcataacttgagctacagaggtccaaatgaagcagttccagttgcgttggaaactaacatccggggcttcgaaatgatatataatttgccatagttgccatgctgttaggtgacgtgtatgcgtggatcatgcgtacgcgtgacctggcgAAAGTTCAATCCatacgtacgcgtggacgacgcgtacgcatgacagagccacgtgctggacgcATCAGAAAAATGCtgagggcaatttctgggctatttttgaccaaattttcagcccagaaacacagattaaaagctgcagagtgggggaatcaataaTTCATTTTTTTACACTTCTCattatacataattttaggtttagatgtagtttctagagagagaggctctctcctctctctaggttaggattttaggtttagcttttcttaatttgagaattctactttgctttaattaagttctcttctacttttatttgttctagtactttagtttatctGTTTCTCTTGTTGGTTCATTTATttctccaatttagtttatgaattctaatgttagatttgattttcttattaatgcaatttgaggtatttcatatttatgattgctttcttcaatttatgttattgatgctttcaattggttgtttggattttattatctcttattagtttcctatgtttttatgttatgccttccaagtgtttgttaaaatgcttgggagggttttaagttagatttttatgttcttggctttggtagagtaattggagactcttgagttaccaaactcctttgttgattgataattgaaagttgttggttgatttggatccctctaaagctagtccttccttaggagttgactaggacttgaagaatcaaattgattagtccacttgactttccttcatagttagaggttaactaagtgggagcaatgaacaattctcatcacaattgataaggataactaggataggacgtctagttctcatatcttgccaagaatcTTTTCTAGttagtaatttactttcttgccgttttatttccttgttccctatttcagaaacccaaaaagatactatctcataaccaatagtaacatccttccctgtaattccttgagagacgacccgaggtttaaatagttcggttattaattttattgggtttgctttagtgacaaacaagtttttgtacgaaagaattattgttggtttaaaaactatacttacaacgtgattacttttgtgaaattctttactagcaaaaatccgttcgtcaatttCCCCTCACGAATGGCTTGCTCCAAGGCGTCTTTTAGGTCAAAGCAGTCTTGCATTTTATGGCCATAACATTTATGATAATTGCAGTACAAGCTCTTGTTCCCGCCTGTCCTGTCCTTTAGTTGCCGGGGCTTCGACAGAATCCCCTTGTCTGCGATTTGCTGGTACACTTCCGCGATAGGGGCCGTGAGGGGGTGTAGTTTGTGAATTTCCCCACCCGTAGAAACGGCTTAAACTGTTTTACTGGTGTCCCTTCCTTGGGGGCCTCCTTGGGTTTTTCCGCGTACCCGGGATGACGAGTAGGTGGGTTGGTCGGCTACCATTTGTTGGCTGCCACAACCTGGCTAACCTCCTCATCGTTGATGTACTCTCTTGCCACGTTTTGGATTGCCACGTTTTGGATTTTCTGCATGGTCCAGACGGGTTTAGTAGTGAGATGCTTCCTAAGGTCTTCGTTCAGTAGACCATTCGTCAAGTCCAGGCTGGCTACCAAGTCGGTCAAGCCATCGATTTCaaggcattcgtcgttgaacctATCCAGAAATTTTTGAGTCGGTTCCCCATTTCTCTGGGTGATGCCTAGAAGGTTGATCGGATGTTTGGCCTTGGCTTTGCGCGTGGTAAATTGTGCAAAAAAAATTGCGACTTATATCTGAGAAGGCGGTAATGGACCCCTATGGAAGAGCGTTAAACCACCAAATCGCGGGACCCGCTAACGTTATCAGGAAAGCTCGGCACCTCACTGTGTCGCCGACACCTTTCAGGTTCATCCTGAGCTCGAAAGCCGTCAGGTGTTCCTGGGGATCTTGGGTGCCATCGTATCTCATGTCCGTCGGCTTGTCGAAATGCTTCGGTAGCTGGACTTTGAGGATGTAGGAGTGGAAAGGGGTAGCTCCCATGATGATGGATTTTCGTCGTCTTCTCGGTCTTTCTCGCTTGGTCTCTTCATGTCCTTCCGACCCGTCCTGGGTCGTCTGGGACCGGGCATTTGTTCAGTGTCTGTTATCTCTTCGAGGGCTTCTGCCCCGAGCCTCCGATCTCCTTGGAGGAGATCGGGTACAGGAGAGACTTGGGCTAGGACGGTAGTGATCTTTTGCTGCTAGCTCTCTTTCTAGGTTTTGCACCCGGTGGCATAGCTCCTGCATGATTCTGGCATTATCGTTACCCGTACCCCCGAACGGGTGTCTCTCGTGGGAGCTGGAGGGTGGGTCATCTCTGCGAGAACATGTTTTCGTGTGCTCGTGGGAGGATGCCACGGAGGCTAACCTGCTCATCAAGCGGGTTCCCTCCTCCTAATGTGCTTCCTCTTCCTCGTGTTCGTCCCTCGGGCCCAACAGGAATCCATTCATGCCAGGGTCCCCACAGACGGTACTAATGTTCGGTGACTCGCGTCTTGAATGGGTCGGGAGTGATGAAGGTCTGGGGTTGGTGGGCCGCTGGCGGCTGGACCTGAATGGATTCCAAGGATGAGGTTCCACCGAACTGTCATGGTGAGCGGCGAGGGGAGACCACCTGTAAGGATTCCAACGCTCAAGTTAGGGTCTGTACGAAAGCGGCATTTAAGGTTAGGGTAGGTGACGTACCTctgggaggggtaggaccctccccttatatactcTGTGCTCGAGTGGGTCCCACATGAGCAGACCCTCTTTTCTGGAAGCTTCCTTCCAACTGTCCAGGTGCTGTGACCAGGAAGGAAAAAAGGGAATCTTGTAGGTTGGAGGACACGTCGGGTCAGCGACTTGGTATCCGGGTCCAACTCGATAACAGGCTGGACCAGAACAAATCCAAAGTGAAAGTAAGTAATTAAAAGCCTGCTAGctgatttaattttcttttctcctttctGATTTGACTTAAAGAGTTATATATTAGAAATCACATTGGCCTCCATCTATAGGTGATGTTCGATCAATTTAACCAGTTCTTGAACAAGTAAGAACAATTATGCtattataattgttttattttgGCAAATGAATTTAAATACTTAATACTAAGGAAGTTGaatgtttaaatataaaatatgatcGTTCCATCCAATAGTTTGTAACTAGGTTATGTTAGAACTGGAAGAAGTTTAAAAGAATGACTATACTTTTAGTATTCAACAGCACAAGATTAAACAAGTACATGGGACAAGTTGATTTTTTCCGGTACAACtgaaattcataaatataaaaatgaGATCAAGTACAATTCATAGGATTCATAAAATATTCGCCATCCAATGGCATGTAACTATAACACACTTATAATATACAAAGCCAAAAGTCTTTTGCTATGATTTTTAATTAAGATACTACTTAAAATATGTTTATTACCGTCGGATTTTCAATGGTATTTATCTCACTGTAATTAGCATTAGATTTTACGTCGAAAAATTTGAAGCAAaccttttattttgataaatgaaAAGATATTGACAATCAGACTCTAATTTCATCGCAAATAGAGGGCGGGCGTATAAAAAAATGATAGCAAaattatgcatatatatatatatatatatgagatgaGAGCAGATAGGAACACTTTCATATCTTAACTACTCTACGGAACAAAACAATCTCTACCCAAGACCATAAACGCGGTAGCAACAACTTCAATTCGTTTACAACTCATAGTAAGTTATTTATATCCCAAAATAGCAAAGTATTATGTTTCGAAGGCACTATGCGCAAACCCCAAAAGGAAACAAAACAGAAATAGAAAAAGGAAAACGCTCAAAGCATCAAACCACTATAGAATAATGAATAATCTGAAAGTATACgataaaaagataatatatattaCGAGTAACCTATACCGAAGCCACTACTACACAgctttactttctataacttttttatagaataaactcctaaaataatttcttaaaattttgtATTAAGACAAATTAGTCATTTAAAAAAAGGACATGTTATTATTAGTCATTtgcttttttaaaaaatcaaacataTTAATCTTTATTTAAAAGAAGgataataagttaataatttaaaaattttacagttaatcctgtcataaaattatttatctagttaaaaattaaaaaatggtagacaaaaatacataaataattatatttttaatatattttttatataaattttttttgtgggagtttacatttttttaatagactatttttttttgtcttatacttttttttttttaataagaatcgaattttaaatttttttaatatagttCTGATTTCATATCATTAAATCAATTATCTCaaaattttgagcttaaaagtAGAATGAAGCATATGAATAGGCTACGTACTCTAATTAGGATTAACTAACTCGATGATTAATATTAAAGTTTAGGCTAGAAATATTACATACTAGTAGAGTTTTTCTTATCTTAATATTTAGTTTAGAACTATTATTGGGAGAGGATTGAGGGAgataattgattttatttaagTGAAAAGAGTATATCTGTAtcaattaattttacataaatgaTCAATATTATAACATAAAATCACTTAATATTATTATACAACATTTTAacaatgatttttaattttaactacCCATGTTTCATACAGCTTAGATTTGTACCTCGAGGTAATAATTACAAATATTAAATAGGTTTAAAAAGTTTTTGTTTGACTTAACTTATCACTATTGCAAACATATGTCACGGTAAATTTATATCCACAATAGTCATTAAAATAGTAGCTAGCCATCATAGCCCTGACctattaaaaaattactaattaaaattACACAACTTTagaaaagaattttattattttaataaaattttaattgccaTGTACTATCATATATATAGTGAATGTCTAAAAGAATAGAAGTGGTTAGATGATTAtgtgaaatatttttttgaagtgaatgcattaaaattaaattttataataattttaaaaagaaaaactttAGATACTTgtatgaaaaataattatttcaaattgACTGAGATGATAATTAGGATAAGATTAAATTGGAAAGAACTAATaataatcaatatatattatattaaaattctaaaataaaatgtagattacaagaaaaattatttttagacagTTACTAACACATCTACCGATAATTAGACTACATTAATTTCTTATATTTTGTCGTGATGATAATTATAAAGTCgccgataaaaaaaaaattgagtaaatagttaaattaatttttgaaagatgaagattttttaaatttatctctaaaagattttttaataaaattagttctTCAAAAAttacgaattaatcatatttattcttgagtgATTCTATTAAAAATTTTCGTTAATAATTGATGATATGAAACGTTAATTAACAATATACATAATATTTGAAATGTCTAATTGGATATTAACTAGATATATTCATGataaaaatctattaatttagtcaattttttcAACTACATAAACTATATTTTCAATATGATCTAAtaactaaattgataaattttcataaacatatttgaTCAGCGTCTAATTGGACATACTAGGTATCATGTATACTGTATGTCGTTAGTTAACATTAGTCTATGTCATCAATCGttgacaaaaattattaatagagtTATTGAAGAACAATATGATTAATtcgtaattattaaaaaaataatttgattaaaaaaatttagaaacaaatttaaaaagtatCGTATTTTTCGGagactaatttttaaaaacgaATTTAAAGAATACCCTTCTTACTTAGTCTAGTATTTCTTCGAGgggtattaatattaataaagttaaataaaataaacattcaaAGACAATTATTTCTAGAGGACGGGTTTTTTTATCCATAATTCACTTACAATGTTGCATATTGTGATCATGTGCAAACTACCACAACCAAATCTCAATGGTTGAAAGTTAACAGAATGCTTCTATTATTGGAGCAGGAACATAGGCACTTTTCTtagcttttaatttttatattaataagcGTCATTCACGATCATGTATGTTAGCAACACCAATCACAAGCATCCACGTAGCAAGCTTTAGATtaaccaaaacaaattcaaatgtcGCTGCTTATCATTCTTCATCAACTATATATATCAAATGCATTTTACGGTTAGTTATGATCACAAACCACTGGCTAAATAATTAAGAAGCACCAACTAACATAgtattatatatacatacattTGTGTGAGAGGATTGAAAGAGAATCAAAGGTTGCAAGTTGGTAGAAAATGATGAAGGGTTCAACAATTGAAGGTGGTGTAGTAATATCTCGTAGAAAAGGGTTGGCAAGAGGGTTGTCTATAATGGACTTTATATTGAGAATTATTGCGGCGGTTGGAACATTAGCTGCTGCAATTGCCATGGGAACTACCGATGAGACGCTTCCATTTGCAGCTCAGTTTATAAGATTCAGAGCTGAATTTGATGACCTCCCCTCCTTTGTGTAAGTATATACTCTCTATAATtaataagaaaatatagataatataGACAGCCTAATTTAATGATAGATCAtactttataaaaatattttttaattaattatggctATATCTATAAAATAATAGTATTGTTTTATGAATACCTAAAAACTTCTTTAGTTTTTAGAAGCTATTTATAGTACTTAAACAATATAGGGACTATATACATAAATTTAtgggtaaaaaatattttttatcctttagtaaaaattttaaaaatatctttaaaatttattttattttaattttgtcttaaaaattttggatttgcatcaaatatacttttgatagctaaattttaaaaaattaagatcaatctaacaaaaatacataaaaattatacTTGATTTGTTTGTGTTAAAGGTTATTCTTATAAATTTATTGTTGAATTagtcttaattttattttgaaaaattagtcgtcaggagtatatttgatacaaatcgaaaacttatgagacaaaataaaacttagaagtatttttcaaatttttgcaaaattttagagaaaaaaatatactttaccttaaatttatttactaaataatgaaatagatattaaaaatattagattaaagtatattttttatctctaaaatttgtcaaaaattttaaaaatatttttaagttttacttTATTTCAATTtcgttctaatattttttttattacatcaaTTGTATCCTTGGTAATTAAATTTTCAAGAAACTTAGAATTAATTCAACTATAATGCTTGACGACTAAGAGTTAGTATAACTTGTGTTAAAAGGTTATCCTCATAAATTATTGCTAAATTGTTTTAAGTTTCTTAAAAAATTGTAGCTAATAGGTAGGTTTGGCAGTAGTACCCGCCTCGTCTCTATCCGGTCGGAACGGGTGATAATCCGACCTCGAAAGTGGGGCGAGTATTTGAACGGGGTGGGGTCAAGTTTAGAATGAACTTGCCCCgagatatatattatataataataatattaatataaatatataaaaatcaataaatttaaaaatatataaaatgaatcttatgtttttattttaatttatgtataaatatgtaaattttaaagtattatttaattgttatagAAACGGGTAGAGATAGAATGAATATCCGTAAAGATAGGTTAAGGTACCGTAATTTAAAATTTGCAAATAGAGATGAAGTGAGTAGTATCTAAAGTGAGAAAGGGTGAGACAGAGCCGAATAGAATATAAACTCGTCCAAACCCACTCCACTGCCACCCCTATTGAGAGGAGTACATTTGATGtgactaaaaaatttttaaaaaaattaaaataaaataaaatttaaaaatatgtttaaaatttataataaatttcatagacaaaaaaatatattttattctaaaatttttcatttcaaaatatgaaaattattttcattttttcctaTATCTACTTAATTGTTATGTATCTCTTTGTTTATGACTGTGCAGGTTTTTTGTGGTGGCCAACTCTCTAGTTTGTGGATATCTAGTTCTTTCTCTTATCCTATCGTTACTCCACATAGTTAAGAGTAGCGCGGTGAAAAGTAAATTGCTCCTCGTTGTGCTTGACACggtaaatttttttgtataattttatttttgtaaaattttacgCTAACTGTTTTAAAGGacaaaattatattttctctGTTAAAATGCACTAGTTATTAAAGTAAGAAATGGTCTAAATATCTAAaggattcttttctctttttttcacaaACAAATAGATATACATCTAACTAACTTGAATTGGTCGAGTAGTCAACTCACTCGTCCGTTTAAATAAGTGTAAGAGATTCGAATCCTACCTTATACATGCAGTAACTCATTAGCCAATGACAAACCCAACTTAAATTTATGACTGATTAGTCCTTAATCTATCAGACTAAAATataccgtttttttttttttaagtaagagCTCAACACTCAAGTGGAGCAGAGTAGCACTAATACAATAACAATAAAGACATAACAACTCCTATGTGATCTctggcatagccatcaacaacatgaGTTATTTACAACACCATTCCGTAGCACAAGAAAATGATTGTTCCACACAGTCTCCAATTCCTGTTATCTTGCTGTGAAATATGGCATCATTCTGGCGCAACCAAATAATCCATATAACTGAGAAGAATCCAACTATCCAAAACTTGTGCCTCTCTTTTCTCATCGGCACGGATCTCCAACTCTCAAAAAGCTCTTTCAAGGTCCTAGGGACAACCCACGTCTGTCCAAACGCTAAGatccaagcacaccacacctgccaagagtACTCACAAGTAATAAATAAATGTTGTATATTCTCAACATCTTTCTTACACAGCACGCACAAAACCTCATTCTGTTGTAGGATCCCCAACCTACTTAGCCGGTCCTTTGTATTGACCCGCCCTACTAGTACAAACCAAGCAAAGGCGGGACTAGGCCTTTCCAGATCTCCTTTGTGAACTTGTATCTCAGAAGCTCCTCCTCTAAAGTCTCTTCCTGCAAAGCCTGCAAAAATAAATTAGTAGAATAAATGCCTTCCTTATCAAATTTCCACACCACTCTATCTTGTACATCTGCTATCAGTCTAACAGATTGCAAGACATGAAGCAGTTGGTTCAGAGTATCTGTCTCCCATTGTTGTAGTTCTCTTCTCCATTGGAAGTGCCAAACCCACTCTATCCCATCCCAGAATCCACA
Encoded here:
- the LOC112750315 gene encoding casparian strip membrane protein 1; amino-acid sequence: MMKGSTIEGGVVISRRKGLARGLSIMDFILRIIAAVGTLAAAIAMGTTDETLPFAAQFIRFRAEFDDLPSFVFFVVANSLVCGYLVLSLILSLLHIVKSSAVKSKLLLVVLDTIMLGLATASASAAAAIVYIAHYGNPKPNWFAICQQYNSFCERISASLIGSYLAAAILVILIIFSAVAISRN